From one Acidobacteriota bacterium genomic stretch:
- the rho gene encoding transcription termination factor Rho, which yields METESDEKAFNIAVLKEMSIGELTRIAKDLGILGVSGMRKQELIFQILKAQTEKSGLIFSEGVLEILSDGFGFLRSPDYNYLPGPDDIYVSPSQIRKFDLRTGDTISGQIRPPKEGERYFALIKVEAINFEHPSEVRNKIFFDNLTPVYPDKRIKLETVPDNLTGRVLDLLAPIGKGQRGLIVAAPRTGKTMLMQSIANSITANHPEIYLIVLLIDERPEEVTDMRRSVDGEVVSSTFDEPASRHVQVAEMVIEKAKRLVEYGKDVVIVLDSITRLARAYNSIVPPSGKVLSGGIDSNALQRPKRFFGSARNIEEGGSLTIMATALVDTGSRMDDVIFEEFKGTGNMEINLDRKLVERRIFPAMDINKSGTRKEELLQSKEELNKIWVLRKVLSPLSTVEAMELLADKLRKTESNKDFLDSMTRG from the coding sequence ATGGAGACGGAAAGCGACGAGAAGGCATTCAATATCGCGGTGCTGAAGGAGATGTCCATCGGCGAGCTCACCCGCATCGCCAAGGACCTCGGCATCCTGGGCGTCTCCGGCATGCGCAAGCAGGAACTGATCTTCCAGATCCTGAAGGCGCAGACCGAGAAGAGCGGCTTGATCTTCTCCGAAGGCGTGCTGGAGATCCTCTCCGACGGCTTCGGCTTCCTCCGCTCGCCCGACTACAACTATCTGCCCGGCCCGGACGACATTTACGTGTCGCCGTCCCAGATCCGAAAATTCGACCTGCGCACCGGCGACACCATCTCGGGCCAGATCCGCCCCCCAAAGGAAGGGGAGCGCTACTTCGCCCTCATCAAGGTCGAGGCGATCAACTTCGAGCATCCCAGCGAGGTGCGGAACAAGATCTTCTTCGACAACCTGACGCCCGTTTACCCCGACAAGCGCATCAAACTGGAGACGGTGCCGGACAACCTGACCGGCCGGGTGCTGGACCTGCTGGCGCCCATCGGCAAGGGGCAGCGCGGCCTCATCGTCGCCGCTCCCCGCACCGGTAAAACCATGCTCATGCAGTCCATCGCCAACTCCATCACCGCCAACCATCCGGAGATCTACCTGATCGTGCTCCTCATCGATGAGCGCCCCGAGGAGGTCACCGACATGCGCCGCTCGGTCGACGGCGAGGTGGTCAGCTCCACGTTCGACGAGCCGGCCTCACGGCACGTCCAGGTCGCCGAGATGGTCATCGAGAAGGCCAAGCGCCTCGTCGAATACGGCAAGGACGTGGTGATCGTGCTCGACTCCATCACCCGCCTGGCCCGCGCCTACAACTCCATCGTACCGCCCAGCGGCAAGGTGCTTTCCGGCGGTATCGACTCCAACGCCCTGCAGCGCCCGAAGCGTTTCTTCGGCTCGGCGCGCAACATCGAGGAGGGCGGCTCGCTGACCATCATGGCCACCGCGCTCGTGGACACCGGCAGCCGCATGGACGACGTGATCTTCGAAGAGTTCAAGGGTACCGGCAACATGGAGATCAACCTTGACCGCAAGCTGGTCGAGCGCCGCATCTTCCCAGCCATGGATATCAACAAGTCCGGCACCCGCAAGGAGGAGCTGCTCCAGTCAAAGGAGGAGCTGAACAAGATCTGGGTGCTGCGCAAGGTGCTCAGCCCCCTGTCCACGGTGGAAGCCATGGAGCTGCTGGCGGACAAACTGCGCAAGACCGAGTCCAACAAGGACTTTCTGGATTCGATGACCCGCGGCTGA
- a CDS encoding YihA family ribosome biogenesis GTP-binding protein, translated as MKFTAVEFVTSARSASGYPRERLPEIAVVGRSNVGKSSLINTLLKRRGVAKVSGTPGKTRGINYFRINGSFYLVDLPGYGYAKIAEAERRSWDRMIREYFADDSRRRLVILLVDIRHALSPLDRTLREWLEAQSAEYVVVATKADKLSGNARSASLRELRTAFPGRDILPFSALTELGRLELLGRLQRFIRNEQSQDI; from the coding sequence GTGAAATTCACGGCGGTCGAGTTCGTGACCAGCGCGCGGTCGGCGTCCGGTTATCCGCGGGAGCGCCTCCCGGAGATCGCCGTCGTCGGCCGGTCCAACGTGGGCAAGTCGAGCCTGATCAACACGCTGCTGAAGCGGCGCGGCGTCGCCAAGGTCAGCGGCACCCCGGGCAAGACTCGCGGGATCAATTATTTCAGGATCAACGGTTCTTTTTATCTGGTGGATCTGCCCGGTTACGGTTACGCAAAGATAGCCGAAGCCGAGCGCCGCTCCTGGGACCGGATGATCCGGGAGTATTTCGCCGACGATTCGCGGCGCCGGCTGGTGATCCTGCTCGTGGACATCCGCCACGCGCTTTCGCCGCTGGACCGGACCCTGCGGGAGTGGCTGGAGGCGCAGTCGGCCGAGTACGTGGTTGTGGCCACAAAGGCCGACAAGCTGTCCGGCAACGCCCGGTCAGCCAGCCTGCGCGAGCTGCGGACGGCGTTCCCCGGCCGGGACATCCTGCCTTTCTCCGCGCTGACGGAGCTTGGCCGGCTGGAGTTGCTGGGGCGGCTGCAGCGTTTCATCAGAAATGAACAATCACAGGACATATAA